The Nitrospiraceae bacterium genome has a window encoding:
- a CDS encoding methyltransferase domain-containing protein — protein MLKPEPAGGPTPQLFFQTANAYQRSQALKAAIDLDLFTAIGLGHDQASTLAERCGSAKRGVRILADYLTIQGFLTKEGDRYKLTPDSAVFLDRRSPAYMGSVLGFLHAPKFIAAFDNLTEAVRKGGTVAGEAGTVTPEHPLWVDFARSMIPMMAKPAEEIGMFVRQSQPKVKKVLDIAAGHGLFGVEIGSRCPQAEIVALDWPNVLTVARELAQKAGIESRYRTIAGDAFQQEFGDGYDLVLLTNFLHHFSAQACDSLLRKIHRSLAPGGRVITLEFIPHEDRVTPPPVAEFSLIMLATTPEGDAYTFREYEQMFASAGFSRTELHPVAGSIEQVLVSYV, from the coding sequence ATGTTGAAACCGGAACCGGCCGGCGGGCCGACCCCGCAGTTGTTCTTTCAGACGGCCAATGCCTACCAGCGGTCACAAGCGCTCAAGGCCGCCATCGATCTGGATCTCTTCACCGCCATCGGGCTCGGACATGATCAGGCGTCGACTCTGGCCGAACGTTGCGGGTCGGCCAAGCGCGGTGTGCGCATCCTTGCGGACTACCTGACCATCCAAGGTTTCCTGACGAAGGAAGGTGATCGGTACAAATTGACGCCTGACAGCGCGGTGTTTCTGGATCGGCGCTCGCCCGCCTACATGGGGTCCGTGCTGGGATTTCTGCATGCGCCGAAGTTCATTGCCGCCTTCGATAATTTGACCGAGGCGGTGCGCAAGGGAGGGACGGTGGCGGGGGAGGCGGGGACGGTCACACCCGAGCATCCGTTGTGGGTGGACTTCGCGCGATCCATGATCCCGATGATGGCCAAGCCGGCGGAGGAAATCGGCATGTTCGTGCGGCAGTCGCAGCCCAAGGTGAAGAAAGTGCTGGATATCGCGGCAGGGCACGGCTTGTTCGGCGTCGAGATCGGAAGCCGCTGTCCTCAGGCGGAAATCGTGGCTCTGGACTGGCCCAACGTATTGACCGTGGCCCGCGAGTTGGCCCAGAAGGCCGGCATCGAATCGCGCTATCGCACCATCGCCGGCGATGCCTTTCAGCAGGAGTTCGGCGACGGCTACGATCTCGTTCTGCTCACGAACTTTCTCCACCATTTTTCGGCCCAGGCCTGCGACTCGTTGTTGCGCAAGATCCATCGGTCGCTCGCACCGGGCGGGCGAGTCATCACGCTGGAGTTCATTCCGCACGAGGACCGTGTCACGCCGCCGCCGGTGGCCGAGTTCAGCCTGATCATGTTGGCGACGACGCCGGAAGGGGATGCCTATACGTTTCGGGAGTATGAACAGATGTTTGCCTCAGCGGGGTTTTCTCGGACTGAGTTGCATCCCGTGGCCGGCTCGATCGAACAGGTGCTGGTGTCGTACGTGTGA